One part of the Brevundimonas subvibrioides ATCC 15264 genome encodes these proteins:
- a CDS encoding AmpG family muropeptide MFS transporter, translating to MTKTTPPTGTTVVAATDLKPKGLAVLKAAFRERRTLAMLLLGFSAGLPFAMLIGTLNAWLTEAEVPIATIGILSWIGLFGAFRFLWSPAVSWTPPLIGKRFGRRRSWLLVLQVIIGVSLGLVALSRPESGVLGPLALGAALGALAFATQDIVIDAWRIEVADETTPIDLLSTIYQLGYRTAALAGGAGSLLLATAIGWPGVFVTAGVLMGLGLIGTLIAPEPTPTSQAHVARERRGSPRLRLAVLAATLLAWGWAAYMLINFMIVALTTSPAPSAGEFTAAWGPWIVGATVILPAALAGLIVWKGRGATEAESVRAPRFADTLYDAILAPLVELMGRLGWGAIVVLGLILTYRITDGVWGPFAFPFYMGDTGGALGHTKAEVALASKTFGVVMTIVGIGLGGWALLVIGRMWSLLIGAILSAATNLLMMDLAMGAPVIGPFMSGTGLYALFGAFGIPEALARLMLAITGENIAGGFAGAAFVAYLSALSNKMFGAVQFAVFISLALLIGTLGRGALGELIEAQGYAAMFVIAAWLGVAAIVFVVIEWIRLTVEARRVAAAAP from the coding sequence ATGACGAAGACCACTCCGCCGACCGGGACCACCGTCGTGGCCGCCACCGACCTGAAGCCCAAGGGTCTGGCGGTGCTGAAGGCCGCCTTCCGCGAGCGCCGGACCCTGGCCATGCTGTTGCTGGGGTTCTCGGCCGGTCTGCCCTTCGCCATGCTGATCGGCACGCTGAACGCCTGGCTGACCGAGGCCGAGGTGCCGATCGCCACCATCGGCATCCTCAGCTGGATCGGCCTGTTCGGGGCCTTCCGGTTCCTGTGGTCGCCCGCCGTCAGCTGGACCCCGCCCCTGATCGGCAAACGCTTCGGCCGTCGCCGCAGCTGGCTGCTGGTGCTTCAGGTCATCATCGGCGTGTCGCTGGGCCTGGTCGCCCTGTCGCGCCCCGAATCCGGTGTTCTCGGCCCGCTCGCCCTGGGCGCTGCCCTCGGCGCGCTCGCCTTCGCCACCCAGGACATCGTCATCGACGCCTGGCGCATCGAGGTGGCCGACGAGACCACGCCCATCGACCTGCTCTCGACCATCTATCAGCTCGGCTATCGCACGGCGGCGCTGGCGGGCGGGGCCGGGTCCCTGCTGCTGGCCACCGCGATCGGCTGGCCCGGCGTCTTCGTCACGGCCGGCGTCCTGATGGGGCTGGGCCTGATCGGCACCCTGATCGCGCCGGAGCCGACCCCGACGTCCCAGGCCCATGTCGCGCGCGAGCGCCGCGGCTCGCCCCGGCTGCGTCTGGCCGTTCTGGCCGCCACCCTGCTGGCCTGGGGCTGGGCGGCCTACATGCTGATCAACTTCATGATCGTGGCCCTGACCACCAGCCCGGCCCCGAGCGCGGGCGAGTTCACCGCGGCCTGGGGCCCGTGGATCGTCGGCGCCACCGTCATCCTGCCCGCGGCCCTCGCCGGTCTGATCGTGTGGAAGGGCCGCGGCGCGACGGAGGCCGAGTCGGTTCGCGCGCCGAGGTTCGCCGACACCCTGTACGACGCCATCCTGGCCCCGCTGGTCGAGCTGATGGGGCGACTAGGCTGGGGCGCGATCGTGGTTCTGGGCCTCATCCTGACCTACCGGATCACCGACGGAGTCTGGGGGCCGTTCGCCTTTCCCTTCTACATGGGCGACACCGGCGGGGCGCTCGGCCACACCAAGGCCGAGGTGGCTCTGGCCTCCAAGACCTTCGGCGTCGTCATGACCATCGTCGGCATCGGCCTGGGCGGCTGGGCGCTCCTGGTCATCGGCCGGATGTGGAGCCTTCTGATCGGGGCCATCCTGTCGGCCGCGACCAACCTGCTGATGATGGATCTGGCGATGGGGGCCCCGGTCATCGGGCCCTTCATGTCCGGGACCGGCCTGTATGCGCTGTTCGGGGCCTTCGGCATCCCCGAGGCCCTCGCCCGGCTGATGCTGGCCATCACGGGCGAGAACATCGCCGGCGGGTTCGCCGGCGCGGCCTTCGTCGCCTATCTGTCAGCCCTGTCGAACAAGATGTTCGGCGCGGTCCAGTTCGCGGTCTTCATCTCGCTGGCGCTGCTGATCGGCACCCTGGGCCGCGGGGCCCTGGGCGAGCTGATCGAGGCGCAAGGGTACGCGGCCATGTTCGTCATCGCCGCCTGGCTGGGCGTGGCCGCGATCGTCTTCGTGGTCATCGAATGGATCCGGCTGACGGTCGAGGCGCGCCGGGTCGCCGCCGCCGCGCCCTAG
- a CDS encoding YifB family Mg chelatase-like AAA ATPase, producing the protein MLASIATVAFEGVEARRVAVEVQLVGNEGPTIFSIVGLPDKAVAESRERVRGAFAGIGLALPAKRIIANLAPADLPKEGSHFDLPIALALLAALGVIQPDALQGWAALGELGLDGRIQPVGGTLPAAVAASAMGLGLICPEANGPEAAWAGDVSILAPRSLIGLINHFKGTTILRAPEPGPVRSGTTVPDLREVKGQESAKRALEVAAAGGHNLLFVGPPGSGKSMMAQRLPGLLPPLTPTELLETSMVWSVAGLIERGALTRDRPFRSPHHSASMAALTGGGLRAKPGEASLAHNGVLFLDELPEYSAQALDSLRAPLETGEIVVARANAHVRYPARFQLVAAMNPCRCGVGGPGKGACGKAPRCQRDYQNRISGPMFDRIDLTVETPPVTAADMALPGPAEGTAEVAARVAVARAMQEDRVREAGLDPAQALNARASGEVLERFATPDEAGRALLMRAGEAGGLTARGWTRTLRLARTIADLEGATGVLRRHIAEALIYRRTTVGAQGDFERQAGGVRGGPAALPAW; encoded by the coding sequence ATGCTGGCCAGTATCGCGACGGTGGCTTTCGAAGGGGTGGAGGCCCGCCGCGTCGCCGTCGAGGTGCAACTGGTCGGCAATGAGGGCCCGACCATCTTCTCCATCGTCGGCCTGCCCGACAAGGCGGTGGCCGAGAGCCGCGAGCGGGTGCGCGGGGCTTTCGCGGGCATAGGCCTGGCCCTGCCGGCCAAGCGGATCATCGCCAACCTCGCCCCCGCCGACCTGCCCAAGGAAGGCAGTCATTTCGACCTGCCGATCGCCCTGGCCCTGCTGGCCGCCCTGGGCGTGATCCAGCCCGACGCGCTGCAGGGCTGGGCGGCGCTGGGGGAGCTGGGGCTGGACGGCCGCATCCAGCCGGTCGGCGGCACCTTGCCCGCCGCCGTGGCCGCCTCGGCCATGGGGCTGGGGCTGATCTGTCCCGAAGCCAACGGGCCCGAGGCGGCCTGGGCGGGCGACGTCTCGATCCTGGCCCCCCGGTCGCTGATCGGCCTGATCAATCATTTCAAGGGCACGACCATCCTGCGCGCGCCCGAACCCGGACCGGTACGGTCGGGCACAACGGTGCCGGACCTGCGCGAGGTCAAGGGCCAGGAAAGCGCCAAGCGGGCGCTCGAGGTCGCCGCCGCCGGGGGCCACAACCTGTTGTTCGTCGGCCCGCCCGGCTCGGGAAAATCGATGATGGCGCAACGCCTGCCGGGCCTGCTGCCGCCCCTGACGCCGACCGAACTGCTGGAGACCTCCATGGTCTGGTCGGTCGCCGGCCTGATCGAGCGCGGGGCCCTGACCCGCGACCGACCCTTCCGCAGCCCGCACCATTCGGCCTCCATGGCGGCCCTGACCGGCGGCGGGCTCCGCGCCAAGCCGGGCGAGGCCTCGCTGGCGCACAACGGCGTCCTGTTCCTCGACGAACTGCCCGAATATTCCGCCCAGGCGCTGGACAGCCTGAGGGCCCCGCTGGAGACGGGCGAGATCGTCGTGGCCCGCGCCAACGCCCACGTCCGCTATCCGGCCCGGTTCCAGCTGGTGGCGGCCATGAACCCCTGCCGATGCGGTGTCGGCGGCCCCGGCAAGGGGGCGTGCGGCAAGGCTCCGCGGTGCCAGCGCGACTATCAGAACCGGATCTCGGGCCCGATGTTCGACCGCATCGACCTGACGGTGGAGACCCCGCCGGTGACCGCCGCCGACATGGCCCTGCCCGGCCCTGCCGAAGGCACGGCCGAGGTCGCCGCCCGCGTCGCCGTCGCCCGCGCCATGCAGGAGGACCGGGTGCGGGAGGCCGGTCTCGATCCCGCGCAGGCCCTGAACGCCCGCGCCTCGGGCGAGGTGCTGGAACGCTTCGCCACGCCCGACGAGGCCGGCCGGGCCCTGCTGATGCGCGCGGGCGAGGCGGGGGGCCTGACGGCGCGCGGCTGGACCCGGACCCTGCGTCTGGCCCGCACCATCGCCGATCTGGAAGGCGCGACCGGCGTGCTCCGCCGCCACATCGCCGAGGCCCTGATCTACCGGCGCACGACGGTCGGGGCCCAGGGGGATTTCGAACGCCAGGCCGGGGGCGTGCGGGGCGGGCCGGCGGCGCTGCCGGCCTGGTAG
- a CDS encoding NADP-dependent malic enzyme codes for MPDQTDKQTFSDQEALDFHRLPLPGKISMAPIKPMATQRDLSLAYSPGVAIPVLAIAADVDKAYDYTSKGNLVAVISNGTAILGLGNLGHMASKPVMEGKAVLFKRFADVDSFDVEVKTTDPDEFITVVKNIGDTWGGINLEDIKSPECFVIESELQDLLDIPVFHDDQHGTAIISTAGLINACHITGRRFEDVKMVLVGAGAAGLSSLSLMKSLGVRPENATVVDLHGVIYRGRTEGMDQWKSVHAIDTDKRTLAEAMVGADVVLGLSAKGAITPAMVATMAPRPIIFAMANPDPEITPEEVLAVRKDAIIATGRSDYVNQVNNVLAFPYLFRGALDVRARRINHEMKIACAHALAQLAREDVPDEVAVAYRGRKLRFGPDYIIPTPFDPRLIWYIPPFVAQAAMDTGVSRVTIDDMDAYRARLRERVDPSAALMQKISSAVRAAPNRRVVFAEGEESTVIRAAWAFKQAELGTPILLGREDLIRKNAAEAGLSFDEMGIEIVNARVSEMNDAYTDWLYEKLQRRGYLRRDVQRMINQDRNYFAAAMVARGQADAVVTGTTRNFNMVLKEIRRVLDVKDSLIGLSIVLAKGRTIFVADTSIHELPDAQELADIAIQAAATVRKLGRTPRVAFLSYSTFGNPPGERGDNVRAAIRILDAKGVDFEYEGEMPPELALDPGQRANYPFMRLSRDANVLVMPALHSAAISTQLVQALGGATVIGPLLVGLEKSVQIVSLGASVSEIITAATFAAYEEGGSVAFEPEDEDEVPHPSKAAERSMAATAVPPTR; via the coding sequence ATGCCAGACCAGACCGACAAACAGACGTTTTCCGATCAGGAGGCCCTGGATTTCCACCGGCTGCCCCTGCCGGGCAAGATCTCGATGGCCCCGATCAAGCCCATGGCGACGCAGCGCGACCTGTCGCTGGCCTATTCGCCCGGCGTGGCCATTCCGGTGCTGGCGATCGCGGCCGACGTCGACAAGGCCTACGACTATACGTCCAAGGGCAATCTGGTCGCGGTGATCTCCAACGGCACCGCCATCCTGGGCCTGGGCAACCTCGGCCACATGGCGTCCAAGCCGGTGATGGAGGGCAAGGCCGTCCTGTTCAAGCGGTTCGCCGACGTCGACAGCTTCGACGTCGAGGTCAAGACGACCGACCCGGACGAGTTCATCACCGTGGTCAAGAACATCGGCGACACCTGGGGCGGGATCAATCTGGAGGACATCAAGTCCCCCGAGTGTTTCGTGATCGAGTCCGAACTGCAGGACCTGCTGGACATCCCGGTCTTCCACGACGACCAGCACGGCACGGCCATCATCTCGACCGCCGGCCTGATCAACGCCTGTCACATCACCGGGCGCAGGTTCGAGGATGTGAAGATGGTCCTGGTCGGGGCCGGGGCGGCGGGACTGTCCTCGCTCAGCCTGATGAAGTCTCTGGGTGTCCGGCCCGAGAATGCCACGGTCGTCGACCTGCATGGCGTCATCTACCGCGGGCGCACCGAGGGCATGGATCAGTGGAAATCCGTCCACGCCATCGACACCGACAAGCGCACCCTGGCCGAGGCCATGGTCGGGGCCGACGTGGTGCTGGGCCTGTCGGCCAAGGGCGCGATCACGCCCGCCATGGTCGCGACCATGGCCCCGCGCCCGATCATCTTCGCCATGGCCAATCCGGACCCGGAGATCACACCCGAAGAGGTGCTGGCCGTGCGCAAGGACGCCATCATCGCGACAGGTCGGTCCGACTATGTGAACCAGGTCAACAACGTGCTGGCCTTCCCCTATCTGTTCCGCGGCGCGCTGGACGTCCGGGCCCGGCGCATCAATCACGAGATGAAGATCGCCTGCGCCCACGCCCTGGCACAACTGGCCCGCGAGGACGTGCCGGACGAGGTCGCCGTGGCCTATCGCGGGCGCAAGCTGAGGTTCGGGCCCGACTACATCATCCCGACGCCGTTCGATCCGCGCCTGATCTGGTACATCCCGCCGTTCGTGGCCCAGGCGGCGATGGACACGGGCGTCTCGCGGGTGACGATCGACGACATGGACGCCTATCGCGCCCGGCTGCGCGAGCGGGTCGACCCGTCGGCCGCCCTGATGCAGAAGATCTCCTCGGCCGTGCGCGCCGCGCCGAACCGGCGGGTGGTCTTCGCCGAGGGCGAGGAATCGACCGTGATCCGCGCCGCCTGGGCCTTCAAACAGGCCGAGCTGGGCACGCCGATCCTGCTGGGCCGCGAGGACCTGATCCGCAAGAACGCGGCCGAGGCGGGCCTTTCGTTCGACGAGATGGGCATCGAGATCGTCAATGCGCGGGTGTCGGAGATGAACGACGCCTACACCGACTGGCTGTACGAAAAGCTGCAGCGGCGCGGCTATCTGCGCCGCGACGTCCAGCGGATGATCAACCAGGACCGCAACTATTTCGCCGCCGCCATGGTCGCGCGCGGACAGGCGGACGCGGTGGTCACCGGGACGACCCGCAACTTCAACATGGTGCTGAAGGAAATCCGGCGGGTTCTGGACGTGAAGGACAGCCTGATCGGCCTGTCCATCGTCCTGGCCAAGGGCCGGACGATCTTCGTGGCCGACACCTCGATCCACGAACTGCCCGATGCCCAGGAACTGGCGGACATCGCCATCCAGGCCGCGGCCACCGTTCGAAAACTGGGCCGGACGCCGCGCGTGGCCTTCCTGTCCTATTCGACCTTCGGCAATCCACCCGGAGAGCGCGGCGACAATGTGAGGGCCGCCATCCGCATCCTCGACGCCAAGGGGGTCGATTTCGAATACGAGGGCGAGATGCCGCCCGAGCTGGCCCTGGATCCGGGCCAGCGGGCCAACTATCCGTTCATGCGGCTGTCGCGCGACGCCAATGTGCTGGTCATGCCGGCTCTGCACTCGGCCGCCATCTCGACCCAGCTGGTCCAGGCCCTGGGCGGGGCGACGGTGATCGGGCCCCTGCTGGTGGGTCTGGAGAAGTCGGTCCAGATCGTCTCCCTGGGGGCGTCCGTCTCCGAGATCATCACCGCCGCGACCTTCGCCGCCTATGAGGAGGGCGGCAGCGTCGCCTTCGAGCCGGAGGACGAGGACGAGGTTCCGCACCCCAGCAAGGCGGCCGAGCGGTCGATGGCGGCGACGGCGGTGCCCCCGACGCGGTGA
- the gshB gene encoding glutathione synthase, protein MLRVAVQMDPIEGVNIASDTTFFLMMEAQQRGHPLWVYDFRTLALEDGSLSCRARPVVIRQVHGDHVTLGDEVKLDLDKDVDVILMRQDPPFDMAYVTATYLLETVHPRTLVVNDPAEVRSAPEKLFATHFEGVQPPTLISADPVALVDFHERHGDVVLKPLHGAAGSGVVRLKAGDPNLEALIEIHMAGSRDPLVIQKFIPAVSKGDKRIILIDGEPVGAINRVPADGQVRSNLRVGGTAAPVELTPRDLEICAIVGPALKEKGLLFVGIDVIGDYLTEINVTSPTGAVQLKDFTGIDAAAILWDVIEAKLKTNG, encoded by the coding sequence ATGCTGCGCGTCGCTGTACAAATGGACCCCATCGAGGGGGTCAACATCGCCTCGGACACCACCTTCTTCCTGATGATGGAGGCGCAGCAGCGCGGCCATCCGCTGTGGGTCTATGATTTCCGCACCCTGGCCCTGGAGGACGGCAGCCTGTCGTGCCGCGCCCGCCCGGTGGTGATCCGCCAGGTCCACGGCGACCACGTCACGCTCGGCGACGAGGTGAAGCTCGACCTCGACAAGGACGTCGACGTCATCCTGATGCGACAGGATCCGCCCTTCGACATGGCCTATGTGACGGCCACCTACCTGCTGGAGACGGTCCATCCCCGCACCCTCGTCGTCAACGACCCGGCCGAGGTCCGCTCCGCGCCCGAGAAGCTGTTCGCCACGCATTTCGAGGGCGTCCAGCCGCCGACCCTGATCAGCGCCGACCCGGTCGCCCTGGTCGATTTCCACGAACGGCACGGCGACGTGGTGCTGAAGCCCCTTCACGGCGCGGCGGGATCGGGCGTGGTGCGGCTGAAGGCCGGCGATCCGAACCTGGAGGCCCTGATCGAGATCCACATGGCCGGGTCGCGCGATCCCCTGGTGATCCAGAAATTCATCCCGGCGGTGTCGAAGGGCGACAAGCGCATCATCCTGATCGACGGCGAGCCTGTCGGGGCGATCAACCGCGTCCCCGCCGACGGTCAGGTGCGGTCCAACCTGCGGGTCGGGGGCACGGCCGCGCCGGTCGAACTGACGCCGCGCGACCTGGAAATCTGCGCCATCGTCGGCCCGGCTCTGAAGGAAAAGGGCCTGCTGTTTGTCGGCATCGACGTGATCGGCGACTACCTCACCGAAATCAACGTGACGTCGCCCACGGGAGCCGTTCAGCTCAAGGACTTCACCGGCATCGACGCGGCGGCGATCCTGTGGGACGTGATCGAGGCGAAGTTGAAAACCAACGGTTGA
- a CDS encoding HAD family hydrolase, with product MADKPLLKTALIYDFDGTLARGNMQEVTFIPSVGMGIGDFWGEADRLTKSADGDNILMYMQLMLQRARENGTPITKKTLREHGEDVKLFDGLKSDLTGPGWFDRIDAIGAKYGLDIDHYIISAGLEEMIEGCPIRDAFHHVFASKFAYDAQGVAIWPAVGVNYTTKTQYLFRINKGVLNHWDHERINKFVPDDDRAVPFERMIFLGDGDTDVPTMKMMHTKGGYSIAVYDPRNSEKDQKKIYSLISEDRVNFVAAADYREGQPLDLIVKGLIGRIAINAGTMPAVD from the coding sequence ATGGCCGACAAACCTCTCCTCAAGACCGCCCTGATCTACGATTTCGATGGCACCCTGGCGCGTGGGAACATGCAGGAGGTGACCTTCATCCCCTCCGTCGGCATGGGGATCGGCGACTTCTGGGGCGAGGCGGACCGGCTGACCAAGTCGGCCGATGGCGACAATATCCTGATGTACATGCAGCTGATGCTGCAGCGCGCCCGCGAGAACGGCACGCCGATCACCAAAAAGACCCTGCGCGAGCACGGCGAGGACGTGAAGCTGTTCGACGGGCTGAAGTCCGACCTGACCGGCCCGGGCTGGTTCGACCGGATCGACGCCATCGGCGCGAAATACGGCCTGGACATCGACCACTACATCATCTCGGCCGGGCTGGAGGAGATGATCGAGGGCTGTCCGATCCGCGACGCCTTCCACCACGTGTTCGCGTCCAAATTCGCCTATGACGCCCAGGGCGTGGCGATCTGGCCGGCCGTCGGGGTCAACTACACGACCAAGACCCAGTACCTGTTCCGCATCAACAAGGGCGTGCTGAACCACTGGGACCACGAGCGGATCAACAAGTTCGTGCCCGACGACGACCGGGCCGTTCCGTTCGAACGGATGATCTTCCTGGGCGACGGTGACACCGACGTCCCGACCATGAAGATGATGCACACCAAGGGCGGCTATTCGATCGCGGTCTATGACCCGCGGAACTCCGAGAAGGACCAGAAGAAGATCTACAGTCTGATCTCCGAGGACCGGGTGAATTTCGTGGCCGCCGCCGACTATCGCGAGGGCCAGCCGCTGGACCTGATCGTCAAGGGCCTGATCGGCCGCATCGCCATCAACGCCGGCACCATGCCGGCCGTCGACTGA
- a CDS encoding response regulator: MARRTKTGSAVERSSGGASPAGADPFLRLMSHEMRTPLNGVIGMLGLLTRTRLDGAQRAYAEAARDSAEHLLGLVNDLLDYARLEAGKLEFDLAPVDPEGLVRGVAELLSPRAHDKGLEIVWSVAADAPDILADEGRLRQVLFNLAGNAVKFTDQGGVRISVERAGGSDTRPTLAFVVDDTGPGIPAEARARIFEEFGHVDASDATRHGGAGLGLAVVQKLARAMGGAVTVEDRPDAGPDTGAGGGSRFRFEAAFDAAPDATPRARPLDGLPVAVRSPDAFVRAAAEAQIVASGGSTWPAGDLAPVTLVDHAETVRTGLPLAALPEGGRGIILLKPSERDLIARYRGVGFAGYLIKPLRRASLVERVQAAQHAEALPGVPRLAAPEDDRVQPVRFAGTRILLAEDNPVGALLAKTLLRREGCVVETAATGAEAVAACKRARYDLVFMDMRMPVMDGPAAARAIRATGDCTPIVALTANAFAEDRKACLEAGMNDHLVKPLELEALRSALSRWTAGDLRAKVATG, translated from the coding sequence ATGGCACGGCGGACGAAGACGGGCTCAGCGGTCGAACGGTCGTCCGGCGGCGCCTCGCCGGCCGGAGCCGATCCCTTCCTGCGGCTGATGAGCCACGAAATGCGCACGCCCCTGAACGGCGTGATCGGCATGCTGGGGCTTCTGACCCGCACCCGGCTGGACGGGGCCCAGCGCGCCTATGCCGAGGCCGCGCGGGATTCGGCCGAACACCTGCTGGGTCTGGTCAACGACCTTCTCGACTACGCAAGGCTGGAGGCCGGCAAGCTGGAGTTCGATCTGGCCCCCGTCGATCCGGAGGGGCTGGTCCGCGGCGTGGCGGAGCTGTTGAGCCCACGCGCCCACGACAAGGGGCTGGAGATCGTCTGGTCCGTCGCGGCCGATGCGCCCGACATCCTGGCTGACGAGGGCCGGCTGCGGCAGGTGCTGTTCAACCTGGCCGGAAACGCCGTGAAATTCACCGACCAGGGGGGCGTTCGCATCTCCGTCGAACGCGCCGGCGGCAGCGACACCCGTCCGACCCTGGCCTTCGTCGTCGACGACACCGGCCCGGGCATCCCGGCGGAGGCCCGCGCCCGCATCTTCGAGGAGTTCGGCCACGTCGACGCCTCGGACGCCACCCGCCACGGCGGGGCCGGACTCGGTCTGGCGGTCGTCCAGAAACTGGCCCGGGCCATGGGCGGGGCCGTCACCGTCGAGGACCGCCCCGATGCCGGCCCCGACACAGGCGCGGGCGGCGGATCCCGCTTCCGGTTCGAGGCCGCCTTCGACGCGGCCCCCGACGCCACGCCCCGCGCCCGCCCGCTGGACGGCCTGCCCGTCGCGGTCCGGAGCCCCGATGCCTTCGTCCGCGCGGCCGCGGAGGCCCAGATCGTGGCCAGCGGCGGCTCGACCTGGCCCGCCGGCGACCTCGCTCCCGTGACCCTGGTCGACCATGCCGAGACCGTCCGGACCGGCCTGCCCCTCGCCGCCCTGCCCGAGGGCGGACGCGGCATCATCCTGCTGAAGCCGTCCGAACGCGATCTGATCGCCCGCTATCGCGGGGTCGGTTTCGCCGGCTATCTGATCAAGCCGCTGCGGCGGGCCTCGCTGGTCGAGCGCGTCCAGGCCGCCCAGCATGCCGAGGCCCTGCCCGGCGTGCCGCGTCTGGCCGCGCCGGAGGACGACCGCGTCCAGCCCGTCCGCTTCGCCGGCACCCGCATCCTGCTGGCCGAGGACAACCCGGTCGGGGCCCTGCTGGCCAAGACCCTGCTGCGTCGCGAGGGCTGCGTGGTCGAAACCGCCGCCACCGGCGCGGAGGCGGTCGCGGCCTGCAAGCGCGCCCGCTACGATCTCGTCTTCATGGACATGCGGATGCCCGTCATGGACGGCCCCGCCGCCGCCCGGGCCATCCGGGCCACGGGTGACTGCACGCCCATCGTCGCCCTGACGGCCAACGCCTTCGCCGAGGACCGCAAGGCCTGTCTCGAGGCGGGCATGAACGACCATCTGGTCAAGCCGCTGGAGCTGGAAGCCCTGCGATCAGCTTTGAGCAGGTGGACGGCCGGAGACTTACGCGCCAAGGTCGCGACCGGTTAG